One genomic region from Pseudorca crassidens isolate mPseCra1 chromosome 11, mPseCra1.hap1, whole genome shotgun sequence encodes:
- the CCDC134 gene encoding coiled-coil domain-containing protein 134 isoform X1: MDLLRFLAFLSVLLLSGTGVTDTLRTSLDPSLEIYKKMFEVKRREQLLALKNLAQLNDVHQQYKILDVMLKGLFKVLEDSRTVLIAADVLPDGPFPQDEKLKDAFSQVVENTAFFGDVVLRFPRIVHHCFDHNSNWNLLIRWGISFCNQSGVFDQGPHSPILRLMAQELGISEKDSDFQNPFKVDHTEFSTSTDPFQKALRGEEKRRKKEEKRKEIRKGPRISRSQSEL, translated from the exons ATGGACCTTCTTCGGTTCCTGGCCTTCCTCTCTGTCCTGCTACTGTCTGGGACAGGAGTCACAGACACCCTGAGGACCTCCCTGGACCCGAGCCTGGAGATCT ACAAGAAGATGTTTGAGGTGAAGCGGCGGGAGCAGCTGTTGGCGCTGAAAAACCTAGCACAGCTGAATGATgtccaccagcagtacaagatcCTTGATGTCATGCTCAAGGGGCTCTTTAAG GTGCTGGAGGACTCCCGGACAGTGCTCATTGCTGCAGATGTGCTCCCAGATGGGCCCTTCCCCCAGGACGAGAAACTGAAGGATG CTTTCTCCCAAGTGGTGGAGAACACAGCCTTCTTCGGTGATGTGGTGCTGCGCTTCCCAAGGATCGTGCACCACTGCTTTGACCACAACTCCAACTGGAACCTCCTCATCCGCTGGGGCATCAGCTTCTGCAACCAGTCGGGCGTCTTTGACCAGGGCCCCCACTCGCCCATCCTCCGCCTG ATGGCCCAGGAGCTGGGAATCAGCGAGAAAGACTCTGACTTCCAGAACCCATTTAAAGTAGACCACACAGAG TTCAGCACCAGCACTGACCCTTTCCAGAAGGccctgagaggagaggagaaacgccggaagaaagaggagaagcgGAAAGAGATCCGAAAAGGCCCTCGGATCTCAAGATCCCAGTCCGAGTTATAG